A window of Roseateles sp. XES5 genomic DNA:
ACGTCCACGCGCGGCGAAGTCCGCGATGCGGTTGAGACGTCGCTGAACCTGCTCGACACCGGCAAGGTCCGTGTCGCCGAGCGCGGCGAGGACGGCACCTGGACGGTCAACCAGTGGCTCAAGAAGGCGGTCCTGCTCTCCTTCCGCCTCAACCCGATGGAAATCGTCAAGGGCGGCCCGGGAGAATCGGCCTGGTGGGACAAGGTGCCTTCCAAGTTCGACGGCTGGAGCGTCAACGAATTCGAGAAGGCCGGCTTCCGCGCCGTGCCCAACTGCGTGGTGCGCCGCTCGGCCTATATCGCGCCCAACGCCATCCTGATGCCGTCCTACGTGAACATCGGCGCCTATGTCGATGAAGGCACCATGGTGGACACCTGGGCCACGGTCGGCTCCTGCGCCCAGATCGGCAAGAACGTGCACCTGAGCGGCGGCGTGGGCATCGGCGGCGTGCTGGAGCCCCTGCAGGCCAACCCCACCATCATCGAGGACAACTGCTTCATCGGCGCCCGCTCCGAGGTGGTGGAAGGCGTGATCGTGGAAGAGAACTCCGTGATCTCCATGGGCGTGTACATCGGCCAGTCGACCAAGATCGTCGACCGGGCGACGGGCGAAGTGACCTATGGCGAAGTGCCGCCCTATTCGGTCGTCGTCGCCGGCTCCATGCCCTCCGACAAGACCATGCCGAACGGCCTGCCGGCGCCAGGCCTCTACTGCGCCGTCATCGTCAAGCGCGTCGATGCCCAGACCCGCTCGAAGACCGGCATCAACGAACTTCTCCGGGATTGATCCATGGCAGCCGTCGAAGAGCAGGGGCCGAGCCTCACCTGGCTCTTCTTCGGCTGGTCCGGCCGCCTCAGCCGCGCGCCCTTCGCGCTCGCCTGGGGCTTCTGGGTCATGCTGCTTTCGGCAGCCTTCGCCCGTATCATCATCGTGCCGAAGGAGGATCCCTCCTTCGTTCTCTGGTCCTTCGTCTTCTTCGGCGTCGGCATCGTCGCGACCGTCTCCTCCGTCATGCTGACGATCAAGCGCCTGCACGACATGAACCTGCCGACGGCGCTCATCATCTGCCTTTTCATTCCGGCCATTTCCTTCTTCGCGCTTCTTGCCTTCCTCGTCTGGCCGGGCACCGCCGGGCCCAACGATTATGGCCGGCGCACCGATCGCCCCGGGGACTGACGGCGCCTGCCGCCGCGTGACAGGCCCTGGCCGATCGGCTACATCTCGATTCCCTTCCCCTATCGCGCTGTGACCGCATGCCCATGACCTCCACCAACCCCATCGAAAACCTCGCCACGCTCATCCGCTGCCCCTCCGTAACGCCCGCCGAGGGCGGCGCCCTGACGGCGCTTGCCGCCATGCTGGAGCCGCTCGGCTTTACGGTCGAGCGCATGGTCGCCCGCGAGCCGGGCATGCCCGATATCGAAAACCTCTATGCCCGTATCGGCAGCGACGGGCCGCATCTGATGTTCGCCGGCCATACGGATGTGGTGCCGGTCGGCGACGAGGCCGCCTGGACCCATGCGCCCTTCGGCGCGGAGATTGCGGGCGGCGAGATGTTCGGCCGCGGCGCGGTCGACATGAAGGGCGGCATCGCCTGCTTCGTCGCCGCCGTCGCGCGCCAGATCGAGAAGAACGGCCCGCCGAAGGGCTCCCTCTCCTTCCTCATCACGGGCGACGAGGAAGGTCCGGCCGTCAACGGCACGATCAAGCTCCTGCAATGGGCGGCCGAACGCGGCGAACGCTGGGACGCATGCCTCGTCGGCGAGCCGACCAATCCGGATCAGCTCGGCGACATGATCAAGATCGGCCGCCGCGGCTCCGTTTCCGGTACGCTCACCGTGCATGGCGTACAGGGTCATGCCGCCTATCCGCACCTGGCCGACAATGCTGTGCGCGGCGTCATCGCGCTCACCGACGCGCTGATGCATCCGCCCTTCGACGCCGGCACGGAAAGCTTCCAGCCGTCGAACCTCGAAGTCACCACCATCGATATCGGCAACCCCGCCACCAATGTCGTGCCGGGCAAGGCGCTCGCGCGCTTCAACATCCGCTTCAACGATACCTGGACGGCCGAGACCGTGATGGACGAGATCGTCCGCAGGCTCGATGCCGCCGCAAGCGACGAGCGGCTGCGGCCGGGCCGCGAACCCGTGCGCTACGATCTCGTCTGGGCCGAGCGGCCGAGCCACGTCTTCCTGACGCGCAACAACCAGCTCATCGCCTCGCTGTCGGGCGCCGTTGAGGCCGTCACCGGCCGGGCGCCCAAGCTGTCGACGACCGGCGGCACCTCGGACGCCCGCTACATCAAGGACTATTGCCCCGTCGTGGAATTCGGTCTTGTCGGCCAGACCATGCACATGGTGGACGAACGGGTGGCGGTCGCCGATCTCGAGACGCTGACCGTGATCTACCAGACCTTCATCGAGCACTGGTTCGGCGATGCCCGGGCTTGAAGAGCTCCAGCGTTATCTTACCGGCGTCTACCTGCTCCTCAAGCAGAAGCCGGAAGGTTTCGGCTGGCTGGACCTGACGCTGCGGGGGTTTGCGCGCTCCTTCTGGGCGTTCCTCTGGTGCCTTCCGGCCTTCGCCGTCATCTGGGCCTCCTGGCGGCTCTACTATCTCGCCAGCATGCCGGCCGACACGCCCGCCGGCCTCTCCTTCTTCGTCAAGCTGCTGACGATCGATGTCGCCGGCTGGATGCTGCCGCTGGTGCTTCTGGCCGCACTGGCCCGGCCGCTCGGTTATGCTCAATATCTTGCGACGGTGGTGACGGCGAGCAACTGGATCGCCGTTCCCTTCGCCTATGCCGCGGCGCTACCCTTCGCGCTGACGCTCGTGTTGCCGACAAGCGCGCCCTTTGCGGGCCTGCTGCTCTATGCGGTCTTCGGGGCGAGCGTCGTGCTGCAGTTCCGGCTGGTCTGGATGTGCGTCGGCAAGCAGACGCTGCTCGCCGCCGCCATGACCGCGATCTTCGTGCTGCCGCCAATGATCGTCGGACAGGAATTGCAGCGCCTTCTCGGCACACTGCCGGCTTAGCGCATTTCCAGCCCAAGCGGCATCGCTTGGGCGTCGGATCCTGCGACAAAGACAAGAGGTTCGGGCGATTCCGGCGAACCGCTCGTCACCGAAATGCTCTTCCTCAGTAGTCGACGGCCATGAAGTAAAGCCCGTCCGGCGGCGCCACGGGGCCGCAGGCCTTGCGGTCGCGCGCTTCCAGCGCGGCGCGCACGTCGTCCGCCGTCCACTTGCCCTCGCCCGCCAGCTTGAGCGTGCCGGCGAAGGAGCGGATCTGGTTGTGCAGGAAGCTCTGCGCCGAGACGCGCATCTCGATGAGATCGCCGCTGCGGGTCACGTCCAGCTTGTCGATGGTGCGCACGGGGCTTTTGGCCTGGCACTGGGCCGCACGGAAGGTGGTGAAGTCATGTTTGCCGACCAGCGCCTGGCCTGCCGCATGCATGGCCTCATGGTCCAGTTCCTTGGCGACGAACCAGGCGCGGTTCGCGTCCAGCGCCAGCGGCGCACGCCGCGAGACGATGCGGTAGAGATAATGCCGCCGCACCGCGGAAAAGCGGGCATCGAAATCGTCGGGCACTTCCGCCGCATCGAGGATCGCGACACGTTCGCCGGCCATGCCGAGATGCGCATTCAACGCGTTGCGGAGCGTGTGCTCCTTCCACGGGCGCGAAAGATCGGCATGGGCGACCTGACCCATGGCGTGTACGCCGGAATCCGTACGACCCGCACCGCGGATCGAGACCGTCTCGCCGGTCAGCGACAGGATCGCCGCCTCAATGGCCCCCTGTACGGAATGGCCGTTGTCCTGCCGCTGCCAGCCGACATAGGGCGTGCCGTCATATTCGATGCGCAGGCGATAGCGCGGCATCAGGCGAGGACCTCGCCGGCGGCAACGGGCGTGCCGCGCAGGAAATCGGCCGCATCGAGCGGCTTTCCACCGGCCTTCTGCAGCCGCACGAGCCGCACGGCGCCCTCGCCGCAGGCAATGACCAGCCGGTCGTCGAGCACCGTACCGGCCGGCCGGACGGCGGCCGTATCGATGCGTTCGCTTGCCAGCACCTTCACCCGCTCCGGCTTGCCGGCGACCGGCAGTTCGAACCAGGCGCCGGGAAAAGGCGACAGGCCACGGATATGGTTGTGTACGTCCTGCGCAGGCCTGGAAAAGTCGATGCGCGTCTCTGTCTTGTCGATCTTGGCGGCGTAGAGCACGCCTTCCTCCGCCTGCGGCGTCAGTGGCAGGTCTTCGGCCTCGAGCTTGCCCATGGCCTCGGCCATCAGCGCGCCACCCGCCTGCATCAAAGCATCGTGCAACTCGCCCGCCGTCATGGTCTCGGCGATCGGCACGCGACGGGTCAGCGCGACCGGGCCGGTATCCAGCCCCTTGTCCATCTTCATGACCATCATGCCCGTCTCGGCATCTCCGGCCATGATCGCCCGCTGGATGGGCGCCGCACCCCGCCAGCGCGGCAGGAGCGAGGCATGCCCGTTATAGCAGCCGAGCCGCGTGCCCGTCAGGATCGCTTCGGGCAGCAGCAGGCCATAGGCAACGACGACGGCGACGTCGGCATCGTGGGCGCGGAAGGCCGCACGGTCCGCCTCATCCCGGAAATTGACCGGCGTGAAGACGGGGATGCCGCGCTTTTCGGCCGCCTGATGGACGGGCGAGGCCACGAGCTCCAGGCCCCGCCGGCCGGCCGGACGGGGTGGCTGCGAGTAGACCGCGACGATCTCGTGGCCGGCCTCGGCCAGCGCCTCCAGCGTCGCAACGGAGAAGTCCGGCGTACCCATGAAGATGATGCGAAGGGCCATCGGTCAGCCTCCGTGAAAGGGAACAGGGCGGCCTTGCCGCCTCAGAGCGCCTTGCTGCCGCGCATCTTCGCCGCCTTGGTGAACTTGCGGATAACCATTTCGCGCTTCAGCTTGGAAATATGGTCGATGAACAGCACGCCGTTGAGATGATCGATCTCGTGCTGGAGGCAGGTCGCGAGCAGGCCGTCGGCCTGCGTCAGCTGTTCCTTGCCGTCGCGGTCGAGATGCTTGACGGTAATGGCGGCCGGACGCTCGACCTCGGCATAATAATCCGGGATCGACAGGCAGCCTTCCTCATAGACCGAACGTTCGGCCGAGGAGGCGACGATTTCCGGGTTGATGAAGACGAGCGGCTTCTTGTCCTCGCCGTCCTTGGCCACGTCGAGCACCAGCATGCGGCGGGCGACGCCGATCTGGATGGCGGCAAGGCCGATGCCGGGCGCATCGTACATCGTCTCCAGCATGTCGTCGGCGAGCTTCTTGACCTCGCCATCGATAGTCTCGATGGACCTGGAGACCTGGCGAAGGATCGGATCGGGAAGGATAATCAGCGGCTTGATGGTCATGCGCCTCCCTTAGCGCGGTTTGTTTGTGCTTTCAATCGACTTCGCCCGGGTCTCGCGCGACATGTTCACGTTATGATCTGGTTTTCGCCGCAATCCGTGATAAGGTCGCGGCATGATCGATCCTGCCCTCGACGCGCTCCTCTCCTCCTTCCTCGCCCGGTTCGGTGGCCCCGGCCCGGCGCTCGTGCTGCTTGCGGCGGCGCTTCTCGCCGTCTTCGGCGTTCTTTCCGCCCGG
This region includes:
- the def gene encoding peptide deformylase, which codes for MTIKPLIILPDPILRQVSRSIETIDGEVKKLADDMLETMYDAPGIGLAAIQIGVARRMLVLDVAKDGEDKKPLVFINPEIVASSAERSVYEEGCLSIPDYYAEVERPAAITVKHLDRDGKEQLTQADGLLATCLQHEIDHLNGVLFIDHISKLKREMVIRKFTKAAKMRGSKAL
- the dapE gene encoding succinyl-diaminopimelate desuccinylase, with protein sequence MTSTNPIENLATLIRCPSVTPAEGGALTALAAMLEPLGFTVERMVAREPGMPDIENLYARIGSDGPHLMFAGHTDVVPVGDEAAWTHAPFGAEIAGGEMFGRGAVDMKGGIACFVAAVARQIEKNGPPKGSLSFLITGDEEGPAVNGTIKLLQWAAERGERWDACLVGEPTNPDQLGDMIKIGRRGSVSGTLTVHGVQGHAAYPHLADNAVRGVIALTDALMHPPFDAGTESFQPSNLEVTTIDIGNPATNVVPGKALARFNIRFNDTWTAETVMDEIVRRLDAAASDERLRPGREPVRYDLVWAERPSHVFLTRNNQLIASLSGAVEAVTGRAPKLSTTGGTSDARYIKDYCPVVEFGLVGQTMHMVDERVAVADLETLTVIYQTFIEHWFGDARA
- the fmt gene encoding methionyl-tRNA formyltransferase; the protein is MALRIIFMGTPDFSVATLEALAEAGHEIVAVYSQPPRPAGRRGLELVASPVHQAAEKRGIPVFTPVNFRDEADRAAFRAHDADVAVVVAYGLLLPEAILTGTRLGCYNGHASLLPRWRGAAPIQRAIMAGDAETGMMVMKMDKGLDTGPVALTRRVPIAETMTAGELHDALMQAGGALMAEAMGKLEAEDLPLTPQAEEGVLYAAKIDKTETRIDFSRPAQDVHNHIRGLSPFPGAWFELPVAGKPERVKVLASERIDTAAVRPAGTVLDDRLVIACGEGAVRLVRLQKAGGKPLDAADFLRGTPVAAGEVLA
- a CDS encoding DUF805 domain-containing protein translates to MAAVEEQGPSLTWLFFGWSGRLSRAPFALAWGFWVMLLSAAFARIIIVPKEDPSFVLWSFVFFGVGIVATVSSVMLTIKRLHDMNLPTALIICLFIPAISFFALLAFLVWPGTAGPNDYGRRTDRPGD
- the dapD gene encoding 2,3,4,5-tetrahydropyridine-2,6-dicarboxylate N-succinyltransferase, which translates into the protein MNTSNLTALSATIDRAFEERDGINTSTRGEVRDAVETSLNLLDTGKVRVAERGEDGTWTVNQWLKKAVLLSFRLNPMEIVKGGPGESAWWDKVPSKFDGWSVNEFEKAGFRAVPNCVVRRSAYIAPNAILMPSYVNIGAYVDEGTMVDTWATVGSCAQIGKNVHLSGGVGIGGVLEPLQANPTIIEDNCFIGARSEVVEGVIVEENSVISMGVYIGQSTKIVDRATGEVTYGEVPPYSVVVAGSMPSDKTMPNGLPAPGLYCAVIVKRVDAQTRSKTGINELLRD
- the truA gene encoding tRNA pseudouridine(38-40) synthase TruA: MPRYRLRIEYDGTPYVGWQRQDNGHSVQGAIEAAILSLTGETVSIRGAGRTDSGVHAMGQVAHADLSRPWKEHTLRNALNAHLGMAGERVAILDAAEVPDDFDARFSAVRRHYLYRIVSRRAPLALDANRAWFVAKELDHEAMHAAGQALVGKHDFTTFRAAQCQAKSPVRTIDKLDVTRSGDLIEMRVSAQSFLHNQIRSFAGTLKLAGEGKWTADDVRAALEARDRKACGPVAPPDGLYFMAVDY